A DNA window from Nitrospira sp. contains the following coding sequences:
- a CDS encoding hypothetical protein (Evidence 5 : Unknown function; MaGe:77308230), whose amino-acid sequence MLPVCSTHTEWGTAPQPWRGSVNVPRRYSESSYQNEGLVDVEEADGPFPLPGLLGTPPRKEMNLAGWMDWQMREERKPFQPMWDEVVRRVSAGEFRTRVEAAERMGKRYDWMCSLLQLALKQRVFTEAELAAYLPGRKRLAPRISTPRPPLQSSEPGQSRPQ is encoded by the coding sequence TTGTTGCCTGTGTGCTCCACCCATACCGAATGGGGCACCGCCCCTCAGCCCTGGAGAGGAAGCGTCAACGTGCCACGCAGATATAGCGAGTCGAGTTATCAAAACGAGGGCCTCGTGGATGTCGAAGAGGCGGATGGGCCGTTTCCCCTTCCTGGGCTCCTAGGCACACCCCCCAGAAAAGAAATGAATCTAGCCGGGTGGATGGATTGGCAGATGCGGGAGGAACGGAAACCCTTTCAGCCCATGTGGGATGAAGTGGTCCGGCGTGTGAGTGCGGGAGAGTTTCGAACACGGGTGGAAGCCGCTGAAAGAATGGGCAAGCGGTATGACTGGATGTGTTCCCTTTTACAACTTGCACTAAAACAGCGGGTATTCACTGAGGCTGAGTTGGCGGCCTATTTACCGGGCCGAAAGAGACTAGCCCCACGTATCAGCACACCGCGCCCCCCTCTTCAGTCATCAGAACCGGGGCAAAGCCGCCCACAGTAG
- a CDS encoding hypothetical protein (Evidence 5 : Unknown function; MaGe:77308226), producing the protein MNSGAAYVFTRSGSAWTQQAYLKASNTETNDAFGYAVALDGDTLVVGALGEDSNETGTSGLGGNNTALNSGAAYVFTRSGSAWTQQAYVKASNTEANDEFGRSLALSGDTLVVGAYQEDGAATGVNGTQSNGAADSGAVYVFTRSGSAWTQQAYLKASNTEANNYFGWSVALSGDRLVVGAYPEESNATGVDGDQTNNSAGNSGAAYVFTRNGGVWSQQSYVKASNTELGDSFGYVVAVSGGTVAVGAMAEDSNATGVNGNQADNNTSNSGAVYVFQ; encoded by the coding sequence TTGAACAGCGGGGCGGCCTATGTGTTCACCCGCAGCGGGAGTGCCTGGACACAGCAGGCCTATCTCAAAGCCTCGAATACGGAGACGAACGATGCGTTTGGATACGCCGTGGCCTTAGACGGCGACACGCTGGTGGTTGGAGCCCTAGGAGAGGACAGCAACGAGACCGGGACCAGCGGCCTTGGGGGCAACAATACTGCGTTGAACAGCGGGGCGGCCTATGTGTTCACCCGCAGCGGGAGTGCCTGGACACAGCAGGCCTATGTGAAAGCCTCCAATACGGAGGCGAACGATGAGTTTGGCCGGAGTCTGGCGCTCAGCGGCGACACCCTGGTGGTCGGAGCGTACCAGGAGGATGGCGCCGCGACCGGGGTCAATGGCACTCAGAGCAACGGCGCCGCGGACAGCGGCGCGGTCTATGTGTTCACCCGCAGCGGGAGTGCCTGGACACAGCAGGCCTATCTCAAAGCCTCAAATACGGAGGCGAACAATTATTTTGGCTGGAGTGTGGCACTCAGCGGCGATAGGCTGGTCGTCGGAGCGTACCCAGAGGAGAGCAACGCCACCGGGGTCGACGGCGATCAGACCAACAACAGCGCCGGTAACAGCGGGGCAGCCTATGTATTCACCCGCAACGGAGGCGTCTGGTCGCAACAGAGTTATGTCAAAGCCTCGAATACGGAGCTGGGCGATAGCTTTGGATATGTCGTGGCGGTAAGCGGCGGCACGGTGGCGGTTGGGGCCATGGCGGAGGATAGCAACGCCACCGGGGTCAACGGCAATCAGGCCGACAACAACACCAGTAATAGCGGCGCGGTCTATGTGTTTCAGTAA
- a CDS encoding hypothetical protein (Evidence 5 : Unknown function; MaGe:77308229), translating into MLDTPILPLGASTDRPLRYPPVYAPYIARLSRTILLRDVRLGVLGEIVSQYATSEGGRDQGRAFSEGRPPQTLLLRLASLAASPFFTNPERIKTHD; encoded by the coding sequence GTGTTGGACACCCCCATCCTGCCTCTTGGTGCTTCCACAGACAGACCTCTGCGATACCCTCCAGTCTATGCCCCCTACATAGCCCGACTTTCTCGCACGATCCTCCTCCGGGATGTCCGTTTGGGCGTCTTGGGGGAGATCGTGTCCCAATATGCCACCAGCGAGGGGGGTAGAGACCAAGGACGGGCCTTCTCTGAGGGCCGCCCCCCTCAAACCCTCTTGCTGCGCTTAGCAAGTCTCGCTGCATCCCCATTTTTCACCAACCCCGAAAGGATCAAGACCCATGACTGA
- a CDS encoding hypothetical protein (Evidence 5 : Unknown function; MaGe:77308232): MKIRQCQTMKGNIMKEKTWILHLADRHNCSVMESLKPGDEKEILLILHDVPNATPVHVRTKRTTDGEGFTALTPDGHEIGYTYADLLQLIKEKKPAV, translated from the coding sequence ATGAAAATTAGGCAGTGCCAAACCATGAAGGGAAATATCATGAAAGAAAAGACGTGGATACTGCACCTGGCGGATCGACACAACTGTTCTGTGATGGAGAGTTTAAAGCCAGGGGATGAGAAAGAGATTCTCCTAATTCTGCACGATGTGCCAAACGCAACACCAGTACATGTGAGGACCAAGAGGACTACAGATGGTGAGGGGTTCACGGCGCTGACGCCAGACGGGCACGAAATAGGCTATACGTATGCTGACCTTCTCCAACTTATTAAAGAGAAAAAACCCGCAGTTTGA
- a CDS encoding hypothetical protein (Evidence 4 : Unknown function but conserved in other organisms; MaGe:77308231): MCPDGHTVSPHTTNGSRPVDGSTCEGEHGRGRSTSARVNVCGVCCPNCHDWKGPYHSMKCQDHGEQPDRPFNPWRVYSANTTTPATPPPPLTAHVLTILEKQRTQGAQRPRRRHPQDQQRYEQTVGALVADLAYNHLANEPGRLHLSRSNRVLSRKYQRRYKPEFLHGKMLPAILDSLEQSGLVIQVKGKRGAQSKFAVSRYQTVISAGPHLVELLNTYRVTLDHISANYEGQELVVLKSERADDFKEADLEDYEDDPHTVRYRQEVRAINAWLRGVPITTRAFLGFPLPLVDLRERNLRRYFTRSSFTSGGRLFGAFWQQMGKADRLRGLLIDGQEVVETDYSAAVPRLLYGVAGMAIPTALQDDPYRIPGFEQSRPGIKKLFNALLFDPPQTKRRNFPRQSKERFDRGELARVGGVVGPVIDAIKQAHYPVADRFGTGVGHRLMFLESQTLIAVLLELLQRNAPALPIHDAVLTSQRNARMAERVMLETFEKIAGIEGKVSSTTYRDL; the protein is encoded by the coding sequence GTGTGCCCGGACGGACACACGGTATCACCCCACACCACAAACGGCAGCAGACCTGTAGACGGCTCAACCTGCGAAGGCGAACACGGGCGGGGGCGTTCGACCTCTGCCCGCGTGAACGTCTGCGGGGTTTGCTGCCCCAATTGTCACGATTGGAAGGGACCATATCATTCGATGAAGTGCCAGGATCACGGCGAGCAGCCAGACAGGCCCTTTAATCCTTGGCGTGTCTATTCCGCAAACACCACAACCCCAGCAACACCACCCCCACCCCTCACCGCCCATGTCTTGACTATTCTTGAGAAGCAGCGCACTCAAGGCGCACAGCGACCGAGGCGGCGACACCCCCAAGACCAACAACGGTATGAGCAAACGGTCGGGGCACTCGTAGCCGACCTCGCTTACAACCACCTCGCCAACGAACCGGGCAGGCTGCACCTCTCCAGGAGCAACCGGGTACTCTCACGGAAATATCAACGCCGGTACAAACCGGAATTCCTGCACGGGAAAATGCTTCCGGCTATCCTCGACAGCCTGGAGCAGAGCGGCCTTGTGATTCAGGTGAAAGGCAAACGGGGGGCACAATCTAAGTTTGCCGTCAGTCGGTATCAGACCGTTATTTCAGCTGGGCCGCATCTCGTGGAGTTGCTAAATACCTACAGGGTCACCCTTGACCACATCAGCGCCAACTACGAGGGGCAAGAACTGGTGGTCTTGAAAAGTGAACGGGCCGACGACTTCAAGGAGGCCGATCTTGAAGACTATGAGGATGACCCACACACGGTGAGGTATCGCCAGGAGGTTCGGGCCATTAATGCCTGGCTTCGTGGGGTGCCGATAACCACCCGTGCCTTCCTTGGGTTCCCGTTGCCCTTGGTGGACCTTAGAGAACGAAACTTAAGGCGGTACTTCACCCGCTCCTCGTTCACAAGTGGGGGGCGATTGTTCGGGGCATTCTGGCAACAGATGGGTAAAGCAGACCGCTTGCGGGGCCTCTTGATCGACGGCCAAGAAGTCGTTGAGACGGACTACAGCGCCGCAGTGCCACGACTGCTTTACGGGGTTGCTGGGATGGCAATTCCCACGGCCCTCCAGGACGACCCTTACCGCATTCCCGGTTTTGAGCAATCAAGGCCAGGTATCAAGAAACTGTTTAACGCCCTCCTCTTTGATCCCCCACAAACCAAACGGAGAAACTTTCCACGTCAATCCAAGGAACGGTTTGACCGTGGGGAGTTGGCGAGGGTGGGAGGAGTAGTGGGGCCAGTGATAGACGCAATCAAACAGGCACACTACCCAGTGGCGGACCGATTCGGGACAGGTGTGGGGCATCGCCTGATGTTCCTTGAATCGCAAACCCTAATAGCCGTCTTGTTAGAACTTCTCCAGCGTAATGCTCCAGCCCTGCCCATTCACGATGCTGTGTTGACCTCTCAGAGAAATGCTCGAATGGCTGAGCGGGTCATGCTAGAGACGTTCGAGAAGATCGCTGGGATAGAAGGGAAGGTCTCAAGCACCACCTACAGGGACCTCTAA
- a CDS encoding hypothetical protein (Evidence 5 : Unknown function; MaGe:77308227), with the protein MRQSKFTETQIVSILKEADAG; encoded by the coding sequence ATGCGCCAGTCGAAGTTCACCGAAACGCAAATTGTGTCGATCCTGAAAGAGGCCGATGCCGGT
- a CDS encoding hypothetical protein (Evidence 5 : Unknown function; MaGe:77308225) gives MYRISLLMSRAYWSVGRRCENGMTEKKLMAHMSAPVGGRCDSVGVGRRGKRSAPDRTQLLRPASCY, from the coding sequence TTGTATCGAATCAGTTTATTGATGAGCAGGGCCTATTGGAGTGTAGGGCGGCGGTGCGAGAATGGGATGACTGAGAAGAAGCTGATGGCGCACATGTCTGCGCCGGTGGGGGGACGCTGCGACTCGGTTGGTGTGGGGCGGAGGGGCAAGCGCTCCGCACCAGACAGAACCCAGTTGCTCAGACCGGCGTCGTGTTACTGA
- a CDS encoding Response regulator (MaGe:77308223) — translation MSDKKEPFDIQTLLRNALAFAHALRSFHGRGHVHGHLTAGDFSSGNGPLEELSAIGSTDVFSEARLKYASPEQAGRLQTIDKRSDIYSLGIVYYEMFTGKTPFDSVDVLTLIHNHMAVRPTPPHLTEPRIPKIVSDIIMKQLAKSPEARYASCEGLIDNLHTCLSTLTSVGEIPPFEIGGIDRDSQFLIPNRLYGREREISILDTTFNRAMRGEIVLCLVAGYSGVGKSSLVRRMRDHIAACGGMLVEGKFDQYRRETPYSALLEAFGGLVRQLLGGSSDSVAPWRARVEAVLGENASVVIDVLPEIEILIGPKPPAPELSDAAARDRFNHVFTELLKVFASEGSPLVMFLDDLQWIDIASVALLRNFVSHARNAHLLVIGAYRDNEVDAAHLLTGLLEELRAHDAPIYELLLGPLSSDDLATMIKDTCVRLNKPEALAKLVMQKTGGNPFFSRQFLKAMYFEKLLYFDLGENAWRWVSSTQLEDRTSNVVELMMGRLAMESLEARVALKVAACIGKQFDLELLATVMQMAQSCVLTLLARSLQDELLVPIVSDGSEVFAFSFAHDRVQQASYQQQVGPLHPEVHLAIGRALWPRGLWSDDPQALQQQAVFAIADQINRALELLPDGTERRDVAFLNLIAAQRARGSLAYAAAARYLEAGMRCLPAVHRWSDHYSLTYKLYLASAEIYSLLNDEEPFQKILSELLEHVELKEDRLDVRICQTAHYCLSSRMYKGLEVGCLGLSEIDVSIPPLTDKAALKRAFEKELAKFREETNGQDLEKFLFDLPRVNDRLSDSMLRLIGAMGDAATIMLMPLLSLLSVIGARRSIKYGNTTLSPLMYTLLGQGVIANERAYLEGRMLAQTAVRLMKEKSLDLWSYGRERAHALWHISHWSENRRNLLEPIEEAFLVTRRAHDPLYAGYLLNVSAIIRYFAGRSMDEVLAAHERVIEHCRPYEKMSVITAFTQCYAGAASALRSETDSLTSITGKYVDEAEFLRLYADTPMVMGLLAGAKAPLYGYAGKWRDVIELADSPNLAISPPFIPHLPIMFWNGLAALKLLADAGNGAEATALQARFERALQYLCTVRDTASPDNVAHHIYFLLAERARLEKRPHEVETQYRHAIAAAEQHAYCLDQAYFEEIFGLWLSADRKQGGAAREMLQSAQRRYMQTQAHVLAGRVSQALSMMNTGSLSADVSSLDRVDTLAILQAVQALNRQLELKPLLDRLLTIILDVSGAERGCIARVDGDCLHLEWSVGEATDNGLPKTLVRYVAKSRAAVILDSPALITADRPASTFSQDPFFQSTRPMSVLCQPIDRQAPVRRVLYLEHRSMANTFGVKKQQVLSLLCLQAAILIENAEHYSRLESMVSERTRELEDANAELRRQQIEIERARDAAQSAARAKAQFLANMSHEIRTPLNTMMGMTHLALALDLPSAARHYLDKAQFSAEHLLSIINDVLEFSRIDGGHLNLVREKFSLEAAFRDLTTLVSYKAFEKGLHLIYDIDPGVPDSLIGDALRVKQILVNLIGNAVKFTESGHIGVTVRLASRVEETATVQFEVVDTGIGIEPQEQSHLFQKFTQIDSSKNRKYGGTGLGLAICKGLVEAMGGSIGISSAPQAGSTFHFAISFEVAIETPVATSSSVAERRVLLAESNELSRAHNIGLLQSLGLHVEGAKDYPDASAAIQKAAEENASFDIVIFDVEFLGRQSLKEKVSKGRASTLILNLRSPGTAGDSGQAGEQDAQVTLPLLRGVLREALQQRLTCHAAPKELDKLIAVRKNIQLRHNRMLIVDDSELNREVLVELLRFVGVETVEASDGLQALCILEKSADFDCVILDYHMPHMDGMTAAIKMRERGHWNSIAIVMLTGDVHSVRNGSVDAILIKPVNIEKLLDAIDDATQKRQ, via the coding sequence ATGAGCGACAAGAAAGAACCGTTCGATATCCAGACGCTGTTGCGGAATGCCCTCGCGTTCGCCCACGCACTGCGCTCTTTTCATGGTCGAGGTCATGTCCACGGCCATCTCACGGCCGGGGATTTCAGCAGTGGGAATGGTCCTCTCGAAGAGTTGTCGGCCATCGGCAGCACCGATGTCTTTTCAGAAGCGCGTTTGAAGTATGCGTCGCCTGAACAGGCCGGACGACTGCAAACCATCGATAAACGCAGCGACATTTACTCCCTTGGAATCGTGTACTACGAGATGTTCACAGGGAAAACGCCCTTTGACAGCGTTGATGTGCTGACGCTCATTCATAACCATATGGCTGTCAGACCGACGCCACCACATCTCACAGAGCCTCGGATCCCCAAGATCGTTTCCGACATCATCATGAAGCAACTCGCGAAATCGCCTGAAGCGCGCTATGCGAGTTGCGAGGGGTTGATCGATAATCTGCACACCTGTCTGTCGACGCTCACCAGCGTAGGCGAGATCCCGCCGTTCGAGATCGGTGGCATTGATCGAGATTCGCAATTCCTTATTCCGAATCGGCTGTACGGACGCGAGCGCGAAATCTCAATTCTCGACACGACGTTCAATCGTGCGATGCGTGGGGAGATCGTTCTTTGTCTCGTGGCAGGTTATTCGGGAGTTGGCAAGTCGTCGCTCGTCCGGCGAATGCGAGATCACATTGCCGCCTGCGGCGGCATGCTTGTTGAGGGCAAGTTCGACCAATATCGCCGCGAGACGCCCTATAGCGCATTGCTTGAAGCCTTTGGAGGCCTTGTGCGGCAACTCCTCGGCGGGTCATCCGACAGTGTCGCGCCTTGGCGCGCGCGCGTCGAAGCGGTGCTCGGCGAGAATGCAAGCGTCGTGATCGACGTGCTGCCCGAGATCGAAATTCTCATCGGCCCCAAACCTCCGGCTCCAGAGCTGAGCGACGCGGCCGCGCGAGACCGGTTCAATCATGTCTTCACCGAACTGCTGAAGGTCTTCGCCAGTGAGGGGAGCCCGCTGGTGATGTTCCTCGATGACCTGCAGTGGATCGACATTGCGTCGGTGGCGCTGCTTCGAAATTTTGTCAGCCACGCGCGGAACGCCCATCTCCTCGTCATTGGCGCGTATCGCGACAACGAAGTGGATGCCGCGCATCTGCTCACAGGGCTCCTTGAAGAACTGCGGGCCCACGATGCGCCAATCTATGAATTATTGCTTGGGCCGCTCTCGTCCGATGATCTCGCCACGATGATCAAAGATACCTGTGTGCGTCTCAATAAACCCGAGGCGCTCGCCAAGTTGGTGATGCAGAAAACGGGCGGCAATCCGTTCTTTTCCCGCCAGTTTCTTAAGGCAATGTACTTCGAGAAGTTGCTCTATTTCGATCTTGGCGAAAACGCGTGGCGATGGGTGTCTTCGACACAGCTTGAAGACCGCACGAGCAATGTCGTCGAGCTGATGATGGGGCGTCTCGCAATGGAATCGTTGGAAGCGCGCGTCGCCTTGAAGGTTGCCGCCTGCATCGGCAAACAATTTGACCTTGAGCTACTCGCGACCGTGATGCAGATGGCGCAGTCATGCGTGCTGACATTGCTTGCGCGCTCGCTTCAGGACGAGCTCCTTGTGCCGATTGTGTCCGATGGCTCGGAGGTGTTTGCCTTCAGTTTCGCCCATGACCGCGTCCAACAGGCGTCGTACCAGCAGCAAGTCGGTCCCCTGCACCCAGAGGTGCATCTGGCAATTGGCCGCGCGCTGTGGCCCCGCGGGCTGTGGTCCGATGATCCGCAAGCATTGCAGCAGCAGGCGGTCTTTGCTATCGCCGATCAAATCAACCGAGCACTCGAACTGCTGCCTGATGGAACGGAGCGCCGAGACGTTGCGTTTCTCAATCTCATCGCCGCTCAGCGTGCGCGCGGTTCACTCGCCTATGCGGCGGCGGCCCGCTATTTGGAAGCGGGGATGCGATGTCTCCCCGCCGTCCATCGCTGGTCCGACCATTACAGCTTGACCTACAAGCTGTATCTGGCGAGCGCGGAGATCTACTCGCTTCTCAATGACGAAGAGCCATTTCAGAAAATCCTTTCGGAGCTACTGGAGCACGTTGAGTTGAAAGAGGACCGCCTCGACGTTCGAATTTGCCAAACTGCTCATTATTGCCTCTCCAGTCGCATGTATAAAGGATTGGAGGTTGGCTGCCTCGGACTGTCCGAGATCGATGTGTCCATTCCACCGCTCACAGACAAGGCCGCGCTCAAGCGCGCGTTTGAGAAAGAACTCGCGAAATTCCGCGAAGAGACGAACGGTCAAGACCTCGAAAAATTCTTATTCGACTTGCCGCGTGTGAATGATCGACTGAGCGACAGCATGCTGCGCTTAATCGGCGCGATGGGCGACGCCGCGACGATCATGCTGATGCCGCTACTCAGCCTGTTGTCGGTTATCGGCGCGCGCCGCTCCATCAAATATGGAAATACCACGCTGTCGCCGCTGATGTACACCCTGCTTGGCCAGGGGGTGATCGCGAACGAGCGCGCGTATCTCGAAGGACGAATGCTTGCCCAAACGGCCGTGCGGTTGATGAAAGAAAAATCGCTCGACCTGTGGTCGTACGGGCGTGAACGCGCGCACGCGTTGTGGCACATTTCACATTGGTCGGAAAATCGACGGAACCTGTTGGAGCCGATCGAAGAAGCGTTTCTCGTGACACGGCGGGCGCATGATCCTCTGTATGCCGGCTATCTGCTGAACGTCAGCGCCATCATCCGCTATTTCGCCGGCCGGAGCATGGACGAAGTGCTGGCCGCGCATGAGCGTGTGATTGAACATTGCCGGCCCTATGAGAAAATGAGCGTCATCACGGCGTTTACACAGTGCTACGCCGGCGCCGCATCGGCGTTGCGGTCTGAAACCGACAGCCTCACGAGCATCACCGGAAAATATGTCGACGAGGCTGAGTTTCTCCGTCTGTACGCCGACACACCGATGGTGATGGGGCTCCTGGCGGGCGCGAAAGCGCCGCTGTATGGCTATGCGGGAAAATGGCGCGACGTGATCGAATTGGCGGATAGCCCCAACCTCGCAATTTCCCCTCCATTCATCCCTCACCTTCCGATTATGTTCTGGAATGGGCTTGCGGCGCTCAAACTGCTCGCTGACGCGGGGAACGGCGCGGAGGCGACGGCTCTTCAAGCGCGCTTCGAGCGAGCGTTGCAGTATCTGTGCACTGTCCGCGATACGGCGTCTCCCGATAATGTTGCGCATCACATATACTTTCTTTTGGCGGAGCGCGCCCGCTTGGAGAAACGGCCGCACGAGGTGGAGACGCAGTACCGTCACGCCATTGCGGCGGCGGAGCAGCATGCGTATTGCCTGGACCAGGCCTATTTTGAGGAAATATTCGGTCTCTGGTTGAGCGCCGATAGGAAGCAGGGGGGAGCGGCGCGAGAGATGCTGCAAAGCGCGCAACGCCGCTATATGCAGACTCAGGCGCATGTATTGGCCGGGCGCGTTTCGCAGGCGCTGTCGATGATGAACACGGGCAGCCTTTCGGCAGACGTGTCCTCGCTCGATCGCGTCGATACGCTGGCGATCCTGCAAGCCGTCCAGGCGCTCAATCGCCAATTGGAACTGAAGCCGCTGCTTGACCGCCTTCTCACGATCATCCTTGACGTTTCTGGCGCTGAGCGTGGCTGCATTGCGCGCGTTGACGGCGACTGCCTGCATCTGGAATGGTCTGTTGGCGAGGCGACGGACAACGGTTTGCCCAAGACGTTAGTCCGCTATGTCGCGAAGTCGCGAGCGGCGGTGATACTGGACAGCCCTGCGTTGATCACGGCGGATCGCCCCGCTTCGACTTTCAGCCAGGATCCATTCTTCCAGTCGACGCGGCCGATGTCCGTCCTGTGCCAACCCATCGATAGGCAAGCTCCCGTACGGCGGGTCTTGTATCTCGAACATCGCAGCATGGCGAATACGTTCGGCGTTAAGAAGCAGCAAGTCCTCTCGCTGCTCTGCTTGCAAGCGGCCATTCTGATCGAGAACGCCGAACACTATTCTCGACTCGAGTCGATGGTGAGTGAGCGGACCCGCGAACTTGAGGATGCCAACGCCGAGTTGCGTCGGCAGCAGATTGAGATTGAACGCGCAAGAGACGCCGCTCAGTCGGCTGCTCGCGCCAAGGCGCAGTTCCTTGCGAACATGAGCCACGAGATACGGACACCTCTCAACACGATGATGGGCATGACCCACCTTGCGCTTGCTCTCGACCTCCCATCGGCAGCCCGGCACTATCTCGATAAGGCGCAGTTCTCGGCGGAGCATCTTTTATCGATCATCAACGATGTGCTTGAGTTTTCCCGCATCGACGGCGGACACCTCAATTTGGTGCGGGAGAAGTTTTCTCTCGAGGCGGCGTTCCGCGATCTCACGACACTGGTCAGCTACAAGGCCTTCGAGAAGGGGCTACATCTCATCTACGATATTGACCCCGGCGTGCCCGATAGTCTGATCGGAGATGCGCTGCGCGTGAAGCAGATTCTCGTGAACCTGATTGGAAACGCGGTAAAATTTACCGAGAGCGGCCATATCGGAGTCACGGTGCGTCTGGCAAGCCGCGTCGAAGAGACGGCGACCGTGCAATTCGAAGTCGTCGATACCGGTATCGGCATCGAACCCCAGGAGCAATCTCACCTCTTCCAGAAATTCACTCAGATCGACTCTTCGAAAAATCGCAAATATGGCGGTACGGGGCTGGGGCTTGCGATCTGCAAAGGACTGGTTGAAGCGATGGGCGGATCGATTGGAATCAGCAGCGCTCCGCAAGCCGGTTCGACATTTCATTTTGCTATTTCTTTTGAGGTCGCAATCGAGACTCCCGTTGCCACATCGTCGTCGGTCGCCGAAAGGCGTGTGCTGCTTGCGGAATCCAATGAGTTGTCGCGGGCCCATAACATTGGACTTCTACAATCGCTCGGTCTTCACGTCGAAGGCGCAAAAGATTATCCCGATGCGAGCGCAGCTATTCAGAAAGCCGCCGAGGAGAATGCCTCATTTGACATCGTCATCTTCGACGTGGAGTTTCTTGGCCGGCAGTCCTTGAAAGAGAAAGTCAGCAAGGGGCGCGCGAGCACGCTGATCCTCAATCTGCGATCGCCCGGAACGGCGGGCGACAGCGGCCAGGCCGGAGAGCAGGACGCGCAGGTTACGCTGCCGCTGCTGCGCGGAGTGCTTCGAGAGGCCCTGCAGCAGAGACTCACCTGCCATGCGGCGCCAAAAGAATTGGACAAGCTCATTGCCGTTAGAAAAAACATACAGCTTCGTCACAACCGAATGCTGATTGTTGATGACAGCGAGTTGAACCGGGAAGTGCTGGTTGAGTTATTGCGCTTTGTTGGCGTAGAAACTGTTGAGGCGAGCGATGGACTTCAGGCTCTGTGCATCTTGGAGAAGAGCGCCGACTTTGACTGCGTCATTCTGGACTATCATATGCCACATATGGATGGCATGACCGCGGCCATAAAAATGAGAGAACGAGGTCATTGGAATAGCATTGCGATCGTCATGCTCACCGGCGACGTTCATAGTGTGCGGAATGGTTCGGTTGACGCGATTCTCATTAAGCCTGTCAACATCGAAAAGCTGCTCGATGCCATAGACGACGCGACCCAAAAGCGGCAGTAA
- a CDS encoding hypothetical protein (Evidence 5 : Unknown function; MaGe:77308224) — translation MYKNANRLTVAARAAGRIAMDDTPEIVVEGAKGSGAGFLSSSESCRRFVIVSNQFIDEQGLLECRAAVREWDD, via the coding sequence ATGTACAAGAACGCTAATCGCCTGACAGTCGCGGCTCGGGCGGCGGGTCGGATTGCGATGGACGACACGCCCGAGATTGTAGTGGAGGGAGCGAAGGGGAGTGGGGCCGGTTTTCTTTCGAGTAGCGAGTCCTGCCGCCGCTTCGTAATTGTATCGAATCAGTTTATTGATGAGCAGGGCCTATTGGAGTGTAGGGCGGCGGTGCGAGAATGGGATGACTGA
- a CDS encoding hypothetical protein (Evidence 4 : Unknown function but conserved in other organisms; MaGe:77308228), translating into MHDPAHNPVTHPQHNGRRVRHVLQTTVVRKIRTDSETDTALTWLKSALAGTSPTDRPSISLLVRRALKLYRGHISSLLETPQGTKYELLLVRQGSRLPTLRKHL; encoded by the coding sequence ATGCATGACCCCGCGCACAACCCCGTCACCCATCCGCAACACAACGGGCGGCGTGTCCGCCACGTCCTACAAACGACCGTTGTGCGGAAAATCAGGACGGACAGTGAGACAGACACTGCGTTGACCTGGCTAAAGTCTGCCCTGGCGGGCACATCGCCAACCGATAGGCCCTCTATTTCACTCCTAGTCCGGCGGGCCTTGAAGCTCTACCGGGGCCACATCTCTTCTCTTCTTGAGACACCACAGGGCACCAAGTACGAACTCCTCTTGGTCCGGCAAGGAAGTCGCCTCCCAACCCTCCGCAAGCACCTCTAA